The following are from one region of the Stutzerimonas stutzeri genome:
- a CDS encoding pilus assembly PilX family protein produces MEDMGGRERGAVLIVALVMLLLLTVIGLAGMQDANLQESMAGNMRDRNIAFQVAEAGLRAGENELRKATITAPVSAPVARPGDPCFWWSCGGSAAVFNWGASPAVTASLNYGVPNPQYVIELLPALPAATTGNSAKFGEDTLSRVYRVTSRAGGGSGNSIVVLQSTFKR; encoded by the coding sequence ATGGAAGATATGGGCGGGAGAGAGCGCGGCGCCGTGCTGATCGTTGCGTTGGTCATGTTGCTGCTGCTGACCGTTATCGGTTTGGCTGGCATGCAGGACGCGAATCTGCAGGAGTCGATGGCGGGCAATATGCGTGACCGCAACATTGCCTTTCAGGTGGCCGAGGCGGGATTGAGGGCTGGGGAGAACGAGCTTCGCAAAGCCACTATCACCGCACCGGTTTCTGCCCCCGTGGCGCGCCCTGGCGATCCCTGCTTCTGGTGGTCATGCGGGGGCTCGGCAGCTGTGTTCAATTGGGGCGCAAGCCCGGCCGTCACGGCAAGCCTTAACTACGGCGTTCCCAACCCGCAATACGTTATCGAGTTGCTCCCTGCGTTGCCGGCGGCAACAACCGGAAACAGCGCCAAGTTTGGCGAGGACACGTTATCCCGCGTCTATCGCGTGACCAGCCGTGCCGGTGGCGGCTCTGGGAATTCCATCGTTGTGCTGCAGTCGACCTTCAAGCGCTGA
- a CDS encoding PilW family protein, giving the protein MKRGQAGLSLVELMIAMVIGLILMTGVVQIFLGSKHVYTTQDALSRIQENGRLAIDFISRDTRMAGYAGCASGANSNLHNGLNVSPSNAGDKLLFDFEMPIEGLDNVGAVPGWGSGVAPVAGTDVMFIRGAFAGDVGIKANNSSGNLRAETNSPVVAGADGGPACSANGSLCENDIVMISDCSKSRVFQVTNLNADGTSAALVVHAASGSPGNASPASWGGSSAPPEEVFGVESELLRISSLAYFIGVNPAGRRALYQRVGSAAPVELVEGIQDMQITYGYDTSGDGAPDSYVAANAISNADRVTHVANWAKVTSVRVGMLLQSNDDNIVETPQQITFNGSTVNPSGGTQDRRLRQVFVSTIGVRSRLD; this is encoded by the coding sequence ATGAAACGAGGCCAAGCAGGGCTTTCTCTGGTCGAGTTGATGATCGCGATGGTCATCGGGCTGATTCTCATGACCGGTGTCGTGCAGATATTTCTCGGCAGCAAACACGTCTACACGACCCAGGACGCACTTTCCAGAATTCAGGAAAACGGGCGTCTGGCGATCGATTTCATCAGCCGCGATACGCGCATGGCGGGTTACGCAGGTTGCGCCAGCGGCGCTAACAGCAATTTGCACAACGGCTTGAACGTCTCCCCGAGCAATGCCGGGGACAAGCTGCTGTTTGACTTTGAAATGCCGATCGAAGGGCTGGATAACGTTGGGGCAGTGCCCGGTTGGGGTTCGGGCGTCGCGCCTGTCGCTGGGACAGACGTCATGTTTATCCGCGGTGCATTCGCTGGGGATGTAGGTATCAAGGCCAACAACAGCAGCGGCAACCTCCGAGCCGAAACCAATTCTCCAGTCGTTGCAGGAGCCGATGGTGGACCTGCGTGCTCAGCCAATGGCTCTCTCTGTGAAAACGACATCGTCATGATTTCCGACTGCTCGAAGAGTCGTGTGTTTCAGGTGACCAATCTAAACGCTGACGGAACATCGGCGGCGTTGGTGGTTCACGCCGCATCTGGATCGCCGGGCAACGCATCTCCGGCGAGTTGGGGAGGATCGTCGGCACCACCAGAAGAAGTATTTGGCGTTGAGTCAGAACTTCTTCGAATCAGCAGCTTGGCGTACTTCATCGGCGTAAATCCGGCAGGTCGACGCGCTCTATATCAGCGTGTGGGATCGGCTGCGCCCGTAGAGTTGGTCGAGGGCATTCAAGACATGCAGATCACCTATGGCTACGACACCTCTGGCGACGGCGCGCCTGACTCCTACGTGGCAGCAAACGCGATTTCCAACGCAGACCGCGTTACCCATGTCGCTAACTGGGCGAAAGTAACCAGTGTTCGAGTCGGGATGCTGTTGCAGAGCAATGACGACAATATCGTCGAGACGCCACAGCAGATCACGTTCAACGGCAGTACAGTCAATCCTTCAGGTGGCACGCAGGATCGTCGGTTGCGGCAGGTCTTCGTTTCAACCATCGGCGTTCGCAGCCGCCTGGATTAA
- the pilV gene encoding type IV pilus modification protein PilV gives MKFKRHDAGFSLIEVLIALVIISVGLIGLAALQARGLQYNQGSYLRSQANILAYDMIDRMRINRDKAQAGNYDLSLSASAPTGSTLAAQDLAGWLGLLADTLPAGDGEVSCDVTLCSVRVTWQEADGATYEFNYQTRI, from the coding sequence ATGAAATTCAAGAGGCACGATGCCGGTTTCAGCCTGATCGAAGTATTGATCGCGCTGGTGATCATCTCGGTCGGTTTGATAGGGCTTGCTGCGTTGCAGGCCAGGGGACTGCAATACAACCAGGGCTCTTATTTGCGTTCACAGGCCAATATTCTGGCTTACGACATGATCGACCGCATGCGTATCAACCGGGACAAGGCTCAGGCCGGCAACTATGACCTTTCGCTCTCTGCTTCTGCGCCGACGGGAAGCACCCTCGCGGCACAGGACCTCGCGGGCTGGCTTGGCTTGCTGGCCGACACTCTGCCCGCCGGAGACGGCGAGGTCAGCTGCGATGTCACGCTTTGCAGCGTTCGAGTGACCTGGCAGGAAGCTGACGGGGCTACATACGAGTTCAACTACCAAACACGGATCTAG
- a CDS encoding GspH/FimT family pseudopilin — protein MRRPQQAFTLIELMVTIGILAILLAAAVPALSQSVRNTRLTSLINDLTTSVTYARSEAVKRSRRVVICRANAARDNCDYASGNWSAGWLIFVDSAESDTATPVYNAANLLRISDVPPSGSTITGRNGATGRGWVRYSSIGTLARASSSSDVFSWDVDLSNASTERARTVQIGLAGRTSICKGTVCE, from the coding sequence ATGCGACGCCCTCAACAAGCTTTCACGCTCATCGAACTGATGGTCACCATCGGGATACTTGCGATTTTATTGGCCGCGGCTGTCCCCGCGCTGTCTCAGTCCGTCCGAAATACCAGGCTCACTTCGCTGATCAACGACCTGACGACTTCGGTGACATACGCTCGTTCGGAGGCGGTCAAGCGAAGCCGCAGGGTCGTTATCTGTCGAGCAAATGCTGCGCGCGATAACTGTGATTACGCTAGCGGGAACTGGTCCGCAGGCTGGCTTATCTTCGTTGATTCTGCAGAGTCCGATACGGCGACGCCGGTATACAACGCAGCCAATTTGCTTCGGATCTCCGACGTACCACCGTCGGGCAGCACGATCACCGGGCGTAACGGTGCCACAGGGAGGGGGTGGGTACGCTATTCGAGCATTGGTACCCTCGCCAGGGCATCCTCCAGTAGCGACGTCTTCAGTTGGGATGTCGATCTGTCGAACGCTTCGACCGAGCGGGCACGAACCGTTCAGATTGGTTTGGCGGGTCGTACCAGCATATGCAAGGGAACTGTATGCGAATGA
- a CDS encoding GspH/FimT family pseudopilin: MKPSGFTLFELLITLSVLSVTLSIAVPQLRDSLVQAEVDSTTRLLLASISQARHEAIKRNAFVVMRANGQWEEGWAIFVDSNQNAEQDPGEVVLFTHAEQSKLRIQGNSTLSDYIGYSGTGRSRQASGAFQAGSLFICSEQRTNKLIVSAGGRTRSERIAGNSCPG, translated from the coding sequence ATGAAACCCAGTGGATTCACATTATTCGAGCTTCTGATCACGCTTTCTGTCTTGTCTGTCACGTTATCAATCGCAGTGCCTCAGCTACGCGACTCGCTTGTTCAGGCAGAGGTAGACAGCACGACGCGTCTGCTCCTGGCGTCGATCAGCCAAGCCCGTCATGAGGCGATCAAACGAAATGCGTTTGTCGTCATGCGAGCCAACGGGCAATGGGAGGAAGGCTGGGCGATTTTTGTAGATAGCAACCAAAACGCTGAGCAGGATCCCGGCGAAGTCGTACTGTTCACCCATGCAGAGCAATCGAAGCTCCGGATACAGGGCAACAGCACACTGTCCGACTATATCGGTTACAGCGGCACGGGACGAAGCAGGCAGGCATCCGGCGCATTCCAGGCCGGCAGCCTGTTTATCTGCAGTGAGCAACGCACCAACAAGCTGATCGTTAGCGCGGGAGGCCGAACCCGCTCAGAAAGGATTGCCGGGAACAGCTGCCCAGGCTAA
- the ispH gene encoding 4-hydroxy-3-methylbut-2-enyl diphosphate reductase, producing the protein MQIKLANPRGFCAGVDRAIEIVNRALEVFGPPIYVRHEVVHNKFVVEDLRERGAIFVDELDQVPDDFIVIFSAHGVSQAVRMEAEKRGLKVFDATCPLVTKVHLEVTKYSREGRECILIGHAGHPEVEGTMGQYDTANGGSIYLVEDEKDVANLQVRHPEALAFVTQTTLSMDDTSRVIDALRTRFPSIGGPRKDDICYATQNRQDAVKQLAGECDVVLVVGSPNSSNSNRLRELAERMATPAYLIDGAQDLKREWFEKIDRIGITAGASAPEVLVRGVIDRLREWGATGMDELDGRPENVTFSMPKELRLKAV; encoded by the coding sequence ATGCAAATCAAACTCGCCAATCCGCGTGGCTTTTGTGCCGGTGTCGACCGCGCCATCGAAATCGTCAACCGCGCACTCGAGGTTTTCGGGCCGCCGATCTATGTGCGTCATGAGGTCGTGCATAACAAGTTCGTGGTCGAGGACCTCCGTGAGCGGGGTGCCATCTTCGTTGACGAGCTGGATCAGGTGCCAGATGACTTTATCGTCATCTTCAGCGCTCACGGCGTCTCCCAAGCGGTGCGGATGGAGGCCGAAAAACGTGGTCTTAAAGTGTTCGATGCGACCTGCCCGCTGGTGACCAAGGTCCATCTCGAAGTGACCAAGTACAGCCGTGAGGGGCGTGAATGCATCCTCATCGGTCATGCGGGACATCCGGAGGTCGAGGGCACCATGGGGCAGTACGACACTGCCAATGGCGGCTCGATCTACCTCGTCGAGGACGAAAAAGATGTCGCCAACCTTCAGGTCCGCCACCCCGAAGCGCTGGCGTTCGTCACCCAGACGACGCTGTCCATGGATGACACCAGCCGCGTGATCGATGCGCTGCGTACGCGTTTTCCAAGCATCGGCGGGCCACGCAAGGACGACATCTGCTACGCCACACAGAATCGACAGGATGCGGTCAAACAGTTGGCCGGCGAGTGCGACGTGGTGCTGGTGGTCGGCAGTCCGAATAGCTCGAACTCCAACCGCTTGCGCGAACTGGCCGAGCGCATGGCTACGCCGGCGTACCTGATCGATGGTGCGCAAGACCTCAAGCGTGAATGGTTCGAAAAAATCGACCGAATCGGTATTACAGCCGGCGCCTCGGCACCCGAAGTGCTGGTGCGCGGTGTGATCGACCGGCTACGCGAGTGGGGCGCAACGGGCATGGACGAGCTGGATGGCCGGCCGGAGAATGTCACGTTTTCGATGCCGAAGGAGCTGCGGCTCAAAGCGGTGTGA
- the fkpB gene encoding FKBP-type peptidyl-prolyl cis-trans isomerase, with amino-acid sequence MTEQRIGPDTQVTLHFALSLENGEQVDTTFDKQPATFKVGDGNLLPGFEQQLFGLKSGDKRTFHIAPEQGFGQHNPQNVQTMPRSQFEDMELSEGLLVIFNDAAKTELPGIVKQFDDRQVTVDFNHPLAGKALNFEVEIFEVKPV; translated from the coding sequence ATGACTGAACAGCGTATCGGTCCGGACACGCAGGTTACCCTGCATTTCGCGCTCAGCCTGGAAAACGGCGAGCAGGTCGACACAACCTTCGACAAGCAGCCGGCAACGTTCAAGGTCGGAGATGGAAATCTGTTGCCCGGATTCGAGCAGCAACTGTTCGGGCTCAAGTCCGGGGACAAGCGGACCTTCCATATTGCGCCGGAACAGGGCTTTGGCCAGCACAACCCGCAAAACGTGCAAACCATGCCGCGGAGCCAGTTCGAGGATATGGAGTTGTCCGAGGGCTTGCTGGTGATATTCAATGATGCAGCCAAGACCGAGCTGCCAGGTATCGTCAAACAGTTTGACGACCGTCAGGTCACGGTCGACTTCAACCATCCGCTGGCGGGCAAGGCGTTGAACTTCGAAGTGGAAATATTCGAGGTCAAACCCGTCTGA
- the lspA gene encoding signal peptidase II, with translation MSARFGKLAWLWLSVLVIVLDQASKHYVEANFHLYQKVEVIPDYFAWTLAYNTGAAFSFLADHSGWQRWLFAVIAIGVSAVLVVWLKRLKPGESWLAVALALVLGGALGNLYDRVVLGHVVDFILVHWQNRWYFPAFNIADSAITVGAVMLALDMFRSSKTREMAND, from the coding sequence ATGAGCGCCCGTTTCGGCAAGCTGGCGTGGCTCTGGTTGAGCGTTCTGGTCATCGTGTTGGACCAGGCGAGCAAGCACTACGTCGAGGCCAACTTCCACCTGTACCAGAAGGTAGAGGTGATCCCGGACTACTTCGCCTGGACACTGGCCTATAACACCGGAGCGGCGTTCAGCTTCCTTGCCGATCACTCCGGCTGGCAGCGATGGCTGTTCGCAGTGATTGCCATTGGCGTCAGCGCAGTTCTGGTGGTCTGGCTGAAGCGCCTCAAGCCAGGCGAGAGCTGGCTCGCCGTCGCGCTAGCCTTGGTGTTGGGTGGCGCGCTCGGCAACCTGTATGACCGGGTCGTGCTTGGGCACGTGGTCGACTTCATTCTGGTCCACTGGCAGAACCGCTGGTATTTCCCTGCCTTCAACATTGCCGACAGCGCCATCACCGTTGGCGCGGTGATGCTGGCACTGGACATGTTCCGTAGCAGTAAAACGAGAGAAATGGCAAATGACTGA
- the ileS gene encoding isoleucine--tRNA ligase — protein sequence MTDYKATLNLPSTAFPMKAGLPQREPEILQRWNSIDLYGKLRQIGEGRPKFVLHDGPPYANGSIHIGHAVNKVIKDFIVRSKTLAGFDAPYVPGWDCHGLPIEHKVEITYGKNQPADLTRERCRAYAAEQIEGQKADFIRLGVLGEWDNPYRTMDFANEAGEIRALAKMVEGGFVFKGLKPVNWCFDCGSALAEAEVEYQDKKSDAIDVAFQVEDADKLAEAFGVASLVKPASIVIWTTTPWTIPANQALNVHPDFVYALVDAGDRLLVLAEELVESCLQRYGLQGEIIARCEGRALELIRFRHPFYERFAPVYLADYVETGAGTGIVHSAPAYGEDDFRSCKHYGMENDDILSPVQSHGVYVSDLPFFGGQFIWKANPAIVEKLREVGALLKHESIQHSYMHCWRHKTPLIYRATAQWFVGMDKVAHDGSSLRRRALDAIEQTEFVPAWGQARLHGMIAGRPDWCISRQRTWGVPIPFFLHKESGDLHPRTVELMEAVARRVEQGGIEAWSKLDAAELLGDEAAQYEKISDTLDVWFDSGTTHWHVMRGSHPMGHEDGPRADLYLEGSDQHRGWFHSSLLTGSAIDGHAPYKGLLTHGFVVDENGRKMSKSLGNVVAPQEVTDSLGADILRLWVASTDYSGEMAVSKVILQRSADSYRRIRNTARFLLSNLDGFDPAQHLVPADRLIALDRWAIDRTLLLQREIEEAYGTYKFWNVYQKVHNFCVQELGGFYLDIIKDRQYTTGADSLPRRSCQTALYHIAEALVRWIAPILSFTADEIWQYLPGERNESVMLNTWYEGLAELPGDVELGREFWEKVMAVKAAVNKELEARRAAKTLGGNLQAEVVLYAEEALAADLARLGDELRFVLITSAVRVAPLAEAPGDAVESEMAGLKLSVGKTENPKCGRCWHHLPDVGTHAEHPEICGRCVENIEGAGEVRHYA from the coding sequence ATGACCGATTACAAAGCGACCCTCAATCTGCCGTCCACGGCATTTCCGATGAAGGCCGGTCTGCCACAGCGCGAGCCGGAGATTCTGCAGCGCTGGAACAGCATCGACCTGTACGGGAAGCTGCGGCAGATCGGCGAAGGTCGTCCGAAGTTCGTCCTGCACGACGGTCCGCCGTATGCCAACGGCAGCATTCACATCGGTCATGCGGTGAACAAGGTCATCAAGGACTTCATCGTCCGTTCCAAGACCCTGGCCGGCTTCGATGCGCCTTATGTCCCAGGTTGGGACTGCCATGGCCTGCCGATCGAGCACAAGGTCGAGATCACTTACGGCAAGAATCAGCCTGCCGACCTGACGCGCGAGCGCTGCCGCGCCTATGCCGCCGAGCAGATCGAAGGGCAGAAGGCCGACTTCATCCGCCTCGGCGTGCTCGGTGAGTGGGACAACCCCTACCGCACCATGGACTTCGCCAACGAAGCCGGCGAAATCCGCGCGCTGGCGAAAATGGTCGAAGGCGGTTTCGTTTTCAAGGGTCTGAAGCCGGTGAACTGGTGTTTCGATTGCGGCTCGGCGTTGGCCGAGGCTGAAGTCGAGTACCAGGACAAGAAATCCGATGCGATCGATGTGGCCTTTCAGGTCGAGGATGCGGACAAGCTGGCCGAGGCCTTCGGCGTTGCGTCTTTGGTCAAACCGGCCAGCATCGTCATCTGGACCACTACACCCTGGACCATTCCGGCCAACCAGGCGCTGAACGTCCATCCCGACTTTGTCTATGCCCTGGTCGATGCCGGCGACAGGCTGCTGGTGCTGGCCGAGGAGCTGGTCGAATCCTGCCTGCAGCGCTACGGTCTGCAGGGTGAAATCATCGCCCGCTGCGAGGGCAGGGCGCTGGAGCTCATTCGTTTCCGTCATCCCTTCTACGAGCGGTTTGCCCCGGTCTATCTGGCCGATTACGTAGAAACCGGCGCGGGCACTGGTATCGTCCATTCCGCACCGGCCTATGGTGAAGACGACTTCCGCTCCTGCAAGCACTACGGCATGGAGAATGACGACATTCTCAGCCCGGTGCAGAGCCATGGCGTCTACGTCTCGGATCTGCCGTTCTTCGGCGGCCAGTTCATCTGGAAGGCCAATCCCGCGATTGTCGAGAAGCTGCGAGAAGTCGGGGCGTTGCTCAAGCATGAGTCGATCCAGCACAGCTACATGCACTGCTGGCGACACAAGACGCCGCTGATCTACCGCGCCACGGCACAGTGGTTCGTCGGCATGGACAAGGTTGCGCACGATGGCAGCTCGCTGCGTCGCCGTGCGCTCGACGCCATCGAGCAGACCGAGTTCGTTCCGGCGTGGGGCCAGGCGCGGTTGCATGGCATGATCGCCGGGCGCCCGGACTGGTGTATCTCGCGTCAGCGCACCTGGGGCGTGCCGATCCCGTTCTTCCTGCACAAGGAAAGCGGCGACCTGCATCCGCGCACCGTTGAGTTGATGGAGGCGGTCGCGCGGCGTGTGGAGCAGGGCGGCATTGAAGCGTGGTCGAAGCTGGATGCCGCCGAGTTGCTCGGTGACGAAGCGGCGCAGTACGAGAAGATCAGCGACACCCTGGATGTCTGGTTCGATTCCGGTACCACTCACTGGCATGTCATGCGCGGCTCGCACCCGATGGGGCATGAAGATGGCCCCCGTGCGGACCTGTACCTGGAAGGATCCGACCAGCACCGTGGATGGTTCCATTCGTCACTGTTGACCGGCTCTGCGATCGACGGCCATGCGCCCTACAAGGGGTTGCTGACGCACGGCTTCGTCGTCGACGAGAACGGACGCAAGATGTCCAAGTCGCTGGGTAACGTCGTCGCGCCGCAGGAAGTCACCGACAGCCTGGGCGCCGATATCCTGCGCCTGTGGGTGGCCTCTACCGACTATTCGGGTGAGATGGCGGTCTCCAAGGTCATCCTGCAGCGCAGCGCCGATTCCTATCGCCGCATTCGCAACACTGCGCGCTTCCTGCTCTCCAACCTCGACGGGTTCGACCCGGCACAGCATCTGGTTCCGGCCGATCGCCTGATCGCGCTCGACCGCTGGGCCATCGACCGCACCCTGCTGTTGCAGCGGGAAATCGAGGAAGCCTACGGCACCTACAAGTTCTGGAACGTGTACCAGAAGGTGCACAACTTCTGTGTGCAGGAGCTGGGCGGCTTCTACCTGGACATCATCAAGGACCGTCAGTACACCACCGGCGCCGACAGCCTGCCGCGGCGCTCCTGCCAGACGGCCCTGTATCACATCGCTGAAGCGCTGGTGCGCTGGATCGCGCCGATCCTGTCGTTCACCGCCGACGAAATCTGGCAGTACCTGCCGGGCGAGCGCAACGAGTCGGTGATGCTCAACACCTGGTATGAAGGGCTTGCAGAGTTGCCGGGCGACGTCGAGTTGGGGCGTGAGTTCTGGGAGAAGGTCATGGCCGTCAAGGCGGCGGTCAACAAGGAGCTCGAGGCGCGTCGTGCGGCCAAGACCCTCGGCGGCAACCTGCAAGCCGAGGTCGTGCTCTACGCCGAGGAGGCGTTGGCCGCCGATCTGGCCAGGCTGGGCGACGAGTTGCGCTTCGTTCTGATCACGTCGGCGGTTCGAGTCGCTCCGCTTGCCGAGGCGCCGGGCGATGCGGTCGAGAGCGAAATGGCTGGCCTGAAATTGTCGGTCGGTAAGACCGAGAACCCCAAGTGTGGACGTTGCTGGCACCACCTGCCAGACGTGGGAACCCATGCTGAGCACCCGGAAATCTGTGGCCGCTGCGTGGAGAACATCGAAGGTGCTGGAGAGGTCCGTCACTATGCATGA
- the ribF gene encoding bifunctional riboflavin kinase/FAD synthetase has protein sequence MQLVRGLHNLRPRHRGCVATIGNFDGVHRGHQAILARLRERAADLGVPSCVVIFEPQPREYFAPDKAPARLTRLREKLLLLDEQGVDLVLCLAFNRRLRELSAAEFVHATLVEGLGVRHLEVGDDFRFGCDRAGDFNFLLQAGAAEGFTVEAATTIEVDGERVSSTRLRQVLADGDLALAQKLLGRPFSITGRVLHGQALGRQLGAPTANIQLKRRSTPLTGVFMVSTELDGQLQPGVANIGVRPSVQSDGHPHLEVHLLDFQGDLYGRRLRVTFHHKLRDEQRFASLEALKAAIEADIAAAREYWRASPFITSQD, from the coding sequence ATGCAGCTGGTTCGAGGTCTACACAACCTGCGGCCCCGACATCGGGGTTGCGTCGCCACCATCGGCAATTTCGACGGCGTTCACCGGGGGCATCAAGCCATCCTGGCGCGTCTGCGCGAGCGAGCCGCCGACCTCGGTGTGCCCAGTTGCGTGGTGATTTTCGAGCCGCAGCCGCGTGAATATTTCGCTCCGGACAAGGCGCCTGCGCGGCTGACTCGTCTTCGTGAAAAGCTGCTGTTGCTGGACGAGCAGGGCGTCGATCTGGTGCTATGCCTGGCGTTCAATCGCCGCTTGCGCGAGCTGAGCGCCGCCGAGTTCGTCCATGCAACGCTGGTCGAAGGCCTCGGTGTCCGGCACCTTGAGGTGGGCGATGACTTCCGGTTCGGCTGCGACCGCGCTGGCGACTTCAATTTTTTGTTGCAGGCTGGCGCTGCCGAAGGTTTTACCGTCGAGGCCGCCACCACCATCGAGGTCGACGGGGAGCGCGTCAGCAGCACTCGGTTGCGTCAGGTGCTCGCCGATGGCGATTTGGCGCTGGCGCAGAAGCTGCTTGGCCGGCCGTTCAGCATAACCGGCAGGGTCCTCCACGGGCAGGCGCTGGGGCGCCAACTTGGTGCTCCCACGGCGAATATCCAGCTCAAACGCAGGAGCACACCGCTAACCGGTGTGTTTATGGTCAGCACGGAGCTCGACGGACAACTGCAGCCGGGCGTGGCCAATATCGGGGTGCGCCCGTCGGTGCAAAGCGATGGGCATCCACATCTGGAGGTTCATTTGCTGGACTTCCAGGGCGACCTGTATGGGCGTCGGCTGCGTGTGACCTTTCACCACAAGCTGCGGGATGAGCAGCGCTTTGCCTCGCTAGAGGCGCTCAAGGCGGCGATCGAAGCGGATATCGCCGCAGCTCGCGAATACTGGCGGGCTTCACCCTTTATCACGAGTCAGGACTGA
- the murJ gene encoding murein biosynthesis integral membrane protein MurJ — protein MSDTSGKGGLLRSSAVVSVMTLLSRVLGMVRDMVVASYFGSGASADAFFIAFKIPNFLRRLFAEGAFAQAFVPVLSEYRAKRTLAEVKLLVDRTAGMLGLILTGITALGVLASPYVVMLFAPGFHDDPAKMQLAGELLRITFPYLLLISLTAFTSGVLNTYGHFAVPGFTPVLLNVCMITSAVFLTPYFDQPIMALAWGVFIAGFAQLAFQLPYVAKLGLLPRPRVRFGDEGVRRIMLLMVPALFGVSVSQINLLLDTVLASFLQTGSVSWLYYADRLSELPLGAFGIAIGTVILPSLSRQHAGDDPQAFSSTLNWALRMVLLVGVPAALALGILAEPLIASLFFYGAMTEEAVVQSANALEAYSLGVLAFMLIKVLAPGFFARQDLKTPVRVAIICMIANMVMNLILIWPLQHVGLALATSLSSMLNAGLLFWGLYRIGVFQFAPGWGVFLLRLAGGCAAMVGAVWWLNVPSAEWFAWSWQTRALQLSLLILAGLAAFAVGLVALGLRPRHLRH, from the coding sequence ATGTCCGATACATCCGGCAAAGGCGGCTTGCTGCGGTCCAGTGCGGTAGTCAGCGTGATGACGCTGCTGTCCCGGGTGCTGGGCATGGTACGCGATATGGTGGTGGCCAGCTACTTCGGTTCGGGTGCTTCGGCCGATGCCTTCTTCATCGCGTTCAAGATCCCGAACTTTCTGCGGCGCCTATTTGCCGAAGGGGCCTTCGCGCAGGCGTTCGTCCCGGTGCTGTCGGAATATCGGGCTAAGCGGACGCTCGCCGAAGTCAAGTTGCTGGTCGACCGCACGGCCGGGATGCTCGGGCTGATTCTGACCGGGATCACGGCCCTTGGGGTGCTGGCCTCGCCTTATGTGGTGATGCTGTTCGCGCCGGGTTTCCATGATGACCCGGCCAAGATGCAGCTGGCCGGCGAGCTGCTGCGTATTACCTTTCCTTATTTGTTGTTGATCTCGCTTACGGCCTTCACCTCGGGCGTGCTCAACACCTATGGGCATTTTGCAGTGCCGGGCTTCACCCCGGTGTTGTTGAATGTCTGCATGATCACCTCGGCCGTCTTCCTGACGCCTTATTTCGATCAGCCGATCATGGCGCTGGCCTGGGGGGTGTTCATCGCCGGATTCGCCCAGCTGGCCTTTCAGCTTCCTTATGTGGCGAAGCTGGGGCTCTTGCCGCGACCTCGCGTGAGGTTCGGTGACGAGGGTGTGCGTCGGATCATGCTGCTGATGGTCCCCGCGCTGTTCGGTGTCTCGGTGAGTCAGATCAACCTTCTGCTCGATACTGTGCTTGCCTCGTTTCTGCAGACCGGTAGCGTATCCTGGCTTTACTACGCTGATCGCCTCTCGGAGCTGCCCCTGGGCGCCTTCGGTATCGCCATCGGTACGGTGATCTTGCCAAGCCTGTCGCGGCAGCATGCCGGCGATGATCCCCAGGCATTTTCCAGCACGCTCAACTGGGCGCTGCGCATGGTCTTGCTGGTCGGCGTTCCCGCGGCGCTCGCTTTGGGCATCCTTGCCGAGCCGCTGATTGCCAGTCTGTTCTTCTACGGCGCGATGACCGAGGAGGCCGTGGTGCAGTCGGCCAACGCGCTCGAGGCGTATTCGCTAGGCGTGTTGGCATTCATGCTGATCAAGGTCCTGGCTCCCGGCTTCTTTGCGCGTCAGGACCTGAAGACGCCCGTGCGGGTCGCGATCATCTGCATGATCGCCAACATGGTGATGAACCTGATACTGATTTGGCCGCTCCAGCATGTCGGGCTGGCGCTGGCGACATCGTTGTCGTCGATGCTCAATGCGGGGCTGCTGTTCTGGGGGCTGTACCGGATCGGTGTGTTTCAGTTCGCGCCGGGCTGGGGTGTGTTCCTGCTGCGCCTGGCGGGCGGTTGTGCGGCCATGGTGGGAGCGGTCTGGTGGCTCAACGTGCCTTCCGCCGAATGGTTCGCCTGGAGCTGGCAGACCCGGGCGCTGCAGTTGAGCCTGTTGATTCTGGCGGGGCTGGCGGCGTTCGCGGTAGGGCTGGTAGCGCTTGGCTTGCGACCGCGGCATCTTCGACACTGA